The Lycium barbarum isolate Lr01 chromosome 12, ASM1917538v2, whole genome shotgun sequence genome includes a region encoding these proteins:
- the LOC132623444 gene encoding uncharacterized protein LOC132623444 has translation MAMDLAVVDYGSYKTRPSALLNSVFMTTVNAAAKTLVAVASNAKAADQQSERWRPADHLRFMMMLMTWLAVWVLRVLMDHCPFAVGDSYSLDGGGIGSSSFDLMLPCSSSGGFSMDLVLQEDSSIQAPSAKALGRALTHILALLNEIPASSRKYQFALGMADKIVDENTRSGHVEMIQVNRAALASAFARTSGLLYSSLKSPRMSEDSGTWPSRILRSLPLGSFVASSLRGLGTFFPWVGTAASLFQNKRQPAVPGLEESVNDLAAEKHAQELLWITNKMVECGAVDEALVQWSLSSGLASISLSTNPRVQGFMVKITAILFGELNRVKHEVPRQVKFNILVLWLPLFCYADNGLSYPVLTGYEKVEMEKTLDDVISTLPTIGQEVILSNWLQDFTTTSSDWPNLQKSYDLWCHSTRDLIPGVMQEGGEFCGLLE, from the exons ATGGCTATGGATCTAGCAGTGGTAGACTATGGTTCATACAAGACGAGACCATCGGCGCTTCTCAACTCCGTCTTCATGACGACG GTAAATGCAGCAGCAAAGACCCTTGTGGCGGTGGCTTCAAATGCGAAGGCGGCCGACCAGCAGTCGGAGAGGTGGAGGCCGGCGGACCACTTGAGGTTCATGATGATGCTCATGACTTGGTTGGCCGTTTGGGTTCTAAGGGTGTTGATGGATCACTGCCCCTTCGCTGTTGGTGATTCCTATTCACTTGATGGTGGTGGAATTGGGTCCTCATCTTTTGATTTAATGTTGCCATGTTCATCCTCTGGTGGTTTTTCTATGGATTTGGTGCTTCAGGAAGATTCTAGTATACAAGCTCCTTCTGCCAAAGCTCTTGGTAGAGCTCTCACCCAT ATACTCGCGTTGCTAAATGAGATTCCAGCTTCCTCGAGGAAGTACCAGTTCGCACTGGGGATGGCTGACAAGATCGTAGATGAGAACACCAGATCCGGACACGTGGAGATGATCCAAGTCAATCGTGCGGCCTTGGCTTCCGCATTCGCGCGTACATCAGGACTCTTATATAGCTCTTTAAAGAGTCCCCGTATGTCGGAGGATTCAGGGACGTGGCCTTCACGCATTCTTCGATCCCTGCCTTTGGGTTCTTTTGTGGCATCATCGCTCAGAGGTTTGGGCACATTTTTCCCATGGGTGGGAACTGCCGCAAGCCTCTTTCAAAACAAGAGGCAACCAGCTGTTCCCGGTCTTGAGGAGAGTGTGAATGACTTGGCGGCTGAGAAACACGCGCAAGAGTTGTTATGGATAACGAATAAGATGGTGGAGTGTGGTGCTGTGGATGAAGCGTTGGTGCAATGGAGCTTATCTTCTGGCTTGGCTTCTATTTCTCTCTCGACTAATCCTAGGGTGCAAGGATTCATGGTCAAGATCACAG CGATATTATTTGGAGAGCTCAACAGAGTTAAGCATGAGGTTCCAAGACAAGTGAAGTTCAACATACTGGTGCTGTGGCTTCCATTGTTCTGCTATGCAGATAACGGACTTTCGTATCCAGTATTGACCGGGTATGAGAAGGTTGAGATGGAGAAAACACTGGACGATGTGATATCTACACTACCCACAATCGGTCAAGAGGTTATACTCAGCAACTGGCTGCAAGATTTCACGACGACATCGTCAGACTGGCCAAATCTCCAGAAATCATATGACCTTTGGTGCCATTCCACTCGCGATCTCATTCCAGGAGTTATGCAGGAAGGAGGAGAATTTTGTGGTCTTTTAGAGTAA